GGGCTGACCTGTGACCCGGTTGCGGGCCAGGTGCAAGTTCCGTGTATCGAGCGTAATGCGATTGCGTCAGTGAAAGCGATCAACGCTTCACGCATGGCAATGCGCCGGACCAGTGAACCGCGTGTTTCGCTGGATAAGGTCATCGAAACGATGTACGAAACCGGTAAAGATATGAACGCGAAATACCGCGAAACCTCGCGCGGTGGTCTGGCCATTAAGGTTCAGTGCGACTAATACATTGCCTTTCGCCCATCTGCAACGGATGGGCGAATTTTCCCCTTATTTCTCGTCTCCTTACTATTTCCCCACTACACTTTCTCTGTTGTCTCTGGCTTTTGGGGCCGGTAGCGTATCGGGCGACCGTTTCATGCAAACTGCGCAAACGATCATTAAACAATATCGACGAAAGCGCGTTATCGTCTGTGTGATGGTTGCGCTTCTTACGCTCATCCTGACGTTGGGCATTCGCTTTATTTCACAGCGTAATGTTAATCAGGAGCGGATTCTCGACTTTACCCGTCATACCGTCACCTCACTTGATAATATTCTGATTTCATTAGAGAACCGCCGAGAAGTACTGCAATCCCTTGTAGGGGAGCCCTGCTTACAAGCCCATCTGGTATTACGCAAGCAGGCGGCTATTCTGCAAACCGTCCGTTCGATAGCATTGATTAAAGACGGCATCTTGTATTGTTCGAGTATTTTCGGAAACCGAAATATTCCTGTCCGTCAGTTTCAGCCGACATTACCTGCCAGTGAACCGAAACTCATTTTATCCACCGATCAATGGCTACTGAAAGGCAGCCCTATTCTCATCCAGTGGTATCCCGTATCCACTGGCGGTGAAGATGGCGTGATAGAAATCGTTAATATCGATCTTATTACTGAAATGATGCTGGAGCCTCTTCGTCCGCTGATTACCGACGTTATTCTCACTGTCGGTGAGAACTCACTGCGCCATGATCTGCGGGTCACCGCGACACAGCCTTTTGACGATGCTCTATTGCACACAACGTCCACGCGATTTCCCTTCAGCATCACGGTGAGTGGTCCGGGGGCGGAGGCGTTGGCGCTGCGAAACCTTCCTACTCAATTGCCCCTGGCGCTGATGCTAAGTTTGTTACTGGGATATATTGCGTGGCTGGCGACAGCGAGCCGAATGAGCTTTACATGGGAAATTAACATGGGGCTGGCCGCACGTGAATTTGAGCTTTTTTGTCAGCCACTGGTGAACGCCCGGACGCAGAACTGCGTTGGGGTTGAAATTTTACTGCGCTGGAATAATCCACGTCAGGGCTGGATCTCACCCGAGGTTTTTATCCCGCTAGCGGAAGAACATAACCTGATTATCCCGCTGACACGTTACGTGATTGCCGAAACAGTGCGCCAGATAGGCTATTTCCCTACAACCTCCGGTTTTCAAATCGGTATTAATGTTGCCGCCAGCCATTTTCGCCGCGCGACGTTGCTACAGGATCTCAATCGCGCCTGGTTCAGCGCTCACCCGGTGCAACAACTGGTGATCGAACTCACGGAACGTGATGCTCTGATGGATGTGGATTATCGCATTGTACGTGAGCTTCACCGAAAAAATGTGAAGTTAGCAATTGATGATTTTGGAACAGGAAATAGCTCACTTTCCTGGCTCGAAAAACTCCACCCGGATGTGCTGAAAATCGACCAATCCTTTACCACTGCGATAGGGACGGACGCCGTGAACTCAACGGTCACGGATATCATCATTGCACTGGGGCAGCGGCTGAATATTGAATTAGTGGCAGAAGGGGTTGAAACCGAAGAGCAGGCTCGTTATTTACGCCGCCACGGTGTTCACATCTTACAGGGTTTTTTCTATGCGCGGCCCATGCCGCTGAGAGAATTTCCAAAATGGCTGGCGGAGAGTTCACCTCCGCCAGCGCATCACAACGGGCACATTATGCCTTTCATGCCTCTACCCTAGATAAGGCTATTCTTCCTCATCGTGGGCAGATTGTTCTTTAACAATACGTACCATATCAACGCGATAATCATTCGCCTGGACGATGGTGATATGCAGGGATGGCAGTTCAATCACATCACCTGGTCGCGGGATCTGACCGTTCACAGCAATCACCAGGCCAGCAACCGTCGCAATATCATCTTCATCGTTAACCACATTTTCCAGGCCTAATGTATGGGAAAGTGCGTGCAAGTCCGTTGTACCTTTGACCAACCAACCATCACCGTCTCTAACAATTTCAGGTGTTTCATCGGCATCAGGAAACTCACCAGCGATAGCTTCGAGTACATCCAGAGGAGTAACCAGCCCCTGCACGACACCAAATTCGTTGGTGACAATCACAAAGCTACCACGCGCACGACGCAATACGCCGAGCAAGTTGATGGGATCAAGTGTTTCAGGCACGACAATAGCAGGTGAGGCCGCTGCAATAGCCTCAACGTTAACGCCCTCTTCCAACGCAACCAACATTTCTTTGGCACGCACCACACCGATAATTTCATCCAGCTCGCCACGGCATACCGGGAACAGGCTATGCGGCGAGGACAGGAGCTGCTGACGGATTTCAGCCACACTCAGGTTAGCGTCTACCCAACTGATCTCACCGCGTGGCGTCATAATCCCGCGCAGTGAACGAGAAGCCAGGGAAAGTACCCCGTTGATCATATAGCGTTCTTCTTCAACGAACGCCCCTTCCGGCACAGGAACAGGCGTGCGACTCTCTGTATCAGACTGCACATTCACCTGACGACGACCACCCATCAAACGCAGAATAGCGTCAGCCGTACGGGCACGAAGCGGCTGACTGGACTGTTGCTTGATAAAGTTACGACGAGCAATCTGGTTAAACAGTTCAATCAGGATCGAGAAACCAATCGCAGCATACAGATAACCTTTCGGAATATGGAAGCCGAAACCTTCAGCAACCAGGCTCAGGCCAATCATCAGCAGGAAGCTAAGACACAGCACCACAACCGTAGGATGTTGGTTCACAAAACGCGTCAGTGGTTTAGACGCCAGCAGCATCACCGCCATCGCAATCACTACGGCCGCCATCATTACCGGAAGGTGGTTCACCATACCTACCGCGGTGATCACGGCATCCAGAGAAAAGACCGCATCAAGCACCACAATCTGTAGTACGACCACCCAGAAGCTGGCATAGCCTTTGCCGTGACCATCATCGTGCTGACGGTTTTCCAGCCGTTCATGCAGCTCTGTCGTCGCCTTGAAGAGCAAGAATAGCCCCCCTAATAGCATGATCAAATCACGCCCTGAGAAGGTGAAATCCATGACGGAAAAAAGTGGCTTCGTCAGTGTAACCATCCACGAGATAACGGACAGCAGTGCCAGACGCATAATCAGCGCCAGCGACAGGCCAATCAAACGCGCTTTGTCGCGCTGTTTTGGAGGCAATTTGTCCGCAAGGATGGCAATAAACACCAGGTTATCTATGCCGAGAACGATCTCAAGCACAACAAGCGTAAGCAAACCTACCCAGATTGACGGGTCCATTAAGAATTCCATGACAGACTCCTGCTAAAGGAATGACAGAACGGTGCCCTGAAAGTGACGGGCAAATCAAAGGTAGAAAGAACAGGTGCGTGGCGAGAATCGCCAATGAACAAGGCGCGAAATGGCCTGGTAGATGACTGACGTCGGTGACGGTCCATACGGTGGGCTACTGCCCTCTACTCCTGAATCATTAAACGGAGGCTAAACATATCAGAGACAATGACTTTTTGGCAAAGATTTACTTTCCTTTGCAAACATCTGTAACACAACCGCTTTTCATTACAGGACTTTCTGCAATGCGAAGCTAAATTACGGATCTTCATCACATAAATTATTTTTTCACTATCTAAAATAATTCGCGGAAGTCTTCGTTAATTTAACTCTAACCCTTATCTGAATCGATTCGGTTCGCCGACGACGATTCTTAATACACCTGCCTTGCAGGCGTATCAATGATAATAAAAGGAGGTAGCAAGTGACCATTGCTATTGTGATAGGCACACATGGTTGGGCTGCAGAGCAGTTGCTCAAAACAGCAGAAATGCTGCTGGGCGAGCAGGAAAACGTCGGCTGGATCGATTTCGTTCCCGGTGAAAATGCCGAAACGCTGATTGAAAAATACACTGCTCAGCTGGAGAAACTGGACACCAGCAAAGGCGTGCTATTTCTCGTTGATACATGGGGAGGCAGTCCATTCAATGCTGCCAGCCGCATTGTCGTCGATAAAGAGCATTATGAAGTTGTCGCAGGCGTAAATATTCCCATGCTGGTGGAAACACTGATGGCACGCGATGACAATCCGAGTTTTGACGAATTGGTTGCGCTGGCGGTCGAAACGGGTCGTGAAGGCGTGAAAGCGCTCAAAGCACAACCGGTCGCGAAGCCTGCACCTGTTGCTGCTGCAGTTAAAGCGGCTGCACCCTCGAAACCCATGGGGCCGAACGATTACATGGTTATCGGGCTTGCACGTATCGATGACCGTTTGATTCACGGTCAGGTGGCAACTCGCTGGACGAAAGAAACGAACGTCAAACGCATCATTGTGGTTAGCGATGAAGTCGCGGCAGACACCGTACGTAAAACGCTTCTCACCCAGGTCGCACCTCCGGGCGTGACTGCCCACGTTGTGGATGTTGCCAAGATGATCCGCGTCTACAACAACCCGAAATATGCGGGTGAGCGTGTAATGCTCCTCTTCACCAACCCCACTGACGTTGAGCGTGTGGTTGAGGGGGGAGTGAAACTCACCTCAGTTAACATCGGCGGTATGGCTTTCCGTCAGGGTAAAACGCAGGTGAATAACGCGATTTCAGTCGATGAGAAAGATATCGAAGCATTCAACAAGCTAAATGCACGCGGTATTGAGCTGGAAGCCCGTAAGGTTTCCACTGACCAGAAACTGAAAATGATGGATTTGATCGGCAAAGTTGGGAAATAACCCCACGCTGATTTTTCACATAAAGCTTATGTTATAGGAGAAGTACAATGGAGATTACCACTCTTCAGATTGTGCTGGTGTTCATCGTTGCGTGTATTGCGGGTATGGAATCCGTACTTGATGAATTTCAGTTCCACCGCCCTCTGGTGGCCTGTACGTTAATTGGCGCCGTTTTGGGTGACATGAAAACCGGCATCATCATCGGTGGTACGCTGGAAATGATTGCGTTGGGCTGGATGAACATTGGTGCAGCTGTTGCACCTGATGCAGCACTGGCATCCATCATCTCTACCGTTCTGGTCATCGCGGGTCACCAAAATATTGGTGCTGGTATTGCGCTTGCAATCCCGCTGGCAGCTGCGGGTCAGGTTCTGACCATTATCGTTCGTACTATCACCGTTGCCTTCCAGCACGCGGCTGATAAAGCCGCTGACAGCGGAAACCTGACGGCACTTTCATGGCTCCACGTTTCGTCTCTGTTCCTGCAGGCGATGCGTATTGCCATTCCAGCGGTCATCGTTGCTATTTCTGTCGGTACTAGCGAAGTGCAGGGCCTGCTGAATGCGATTCCAGAAGTCGTTACCGGTGGTCTGAATATCGCAGGTGGCATGATCGTTGTAGTCGGTTACGCAATGGTCATCAATATGATGCGCGCGGGCTACCTGATGCCGTTCTTCTATCTCGGCTTCGTGACTGCGGCGTTCACTAACTTCAACCTCGTTGCTTTGGGTGTGATTGGCGCAGTAATGGCTATTCTGTACATCCAGCTTAGCCCGAAATATAACCGCGTAGCGGGTGCACCAGCGCAGGCTGCTGGTAACAACGATCTCGATAACGAACTGGACTAGCAGGTGAGCGAAATGGTTGATATGACTAAAACTACCACTGAGAAGAAACTCACTCCGGGTGATATTCGTGGCGTGTTCATTCGTTCTAACCTGTTCCAGGGTTCATGGAACTTCGAACGTATGCAAGCGCTGGGCTTCTGTTTTTCTATGGTTCCGGCAATTAAACGCCTGTATCCGGAGAACAATGAAGCGCGCCGCCAGGCGATTAAACGCCATCTGGAATTCTTTAACACCCATCCTTATGTTGCCGCGCCAGTTCTGGGTGTAACACTGGCAATGGAAGAACAACGCGCAAACGGTGCAGAGATTGACGATGGTGCAATCAACGGTATCAAAGTTGGCCTGATGGGACCATTGGCGGGTGTTGGTGACCCCATCTTCTGGGGTACGGTTCGTCCTGTGTTTGCAGCTCTCGGTGCAGGCATCGCGATGAGTGGCAGCCTGCTCGGCCCATTGTTGTTCTTTATCCTCTTCAACGCGGTCCGTCTGTTAACCCGCTACTACGGCGTAGCTTACGGTTACAGCAAAGGTGTCGATATCGTTAAAGATATGGGCGGTGGCTTCCTGCAGAAACTGACCGAAGGGGCGTCAATTCTCGGCCTGTTTGTTATGGGCGCATTGGTTAACAAGTGGACGCACGTCAACATACCACTGGTGGTTTCCACCATCACTGGTCAGGATGGTCAGACTCGTGTTACTACCGTGCAAACTATCCTCGACCAACTGATGCCGGGCCTGGTCCCACTGTTGTTGACCTTCGCCTGTATGTGGCTGCTGCGTAAGAAAGTGAATGCGCTGTGGATCATCGTTGGCTTCTTTGTCATCGGCATCGTCGGCTATGCTATCGGCCTGTTAGGTCTGTAAGTTATCGTGTAACGCAACCGGGGGCATGCCCCCGGTTTTTTTATCTGGAGGTAGAATGACTGTCACGGACATCGTGTTGGTTTTGTTTATTGTTGCCCTTCTGGCTTACGCCATCTATGACGAATTCATTATGCCCCGCCGCAATGGCGAGACGCTGCTTACCATCCCTCTCCTGCGCCGCGGACGCGTCGATGCCTTCATCTTCGCGGGTCTGGTGATGATCCTGATTTACAATAATGTAATGAACCACGGTGCAATATTAACCACATGGTTATTATGTGCGCTGGCATTAATGGCCGTTTACCTGTTTTGGATCCGCACACCGAAAATACTCTTTAAAAATCGCGGATTTTTCTTTGCTAATGTGTGGATAGAATATAACCGTATTAAAGAGATGAATTTATCTGAGGATGGCGTTCTGGTCATGCAATTAGAACAGCGACGTCTGCTAATTCGGGTTAAAAATATTGATGATCTGGAGAAAATATACAAATTAATGGTTAATATTCAATGAGTTAATATTATAGCATTGGCTATATATTGCGATAATTTTATGCAATATATATATAGCCAAAGCTATATTATGCCATTTAATTCACGTATATTTATTAACGTTTCTTTCACGATTAAATCTAAATGAAAATCGTTATCAATTAGTTAATGAATTAATACTTTCCTGTTGTTGTTTTATATTCTCAAAATATGTTAAGGTTGCGCCCGTCGTTGGGGAGTAGCCGATTTCCTGTTTTCAGGAAATGTGCGTGTCAACATACTCGTTGAAAAACGTGGCACGTACGGATCGCTTTCTGCACTTTTCTGGGTGCAAAGAGGATCAGGCGAGACCATAGATACATCAACTGCTGTTTACTGGGGGCAGTGATGTGTCATATGGATATCCCCGGTCTGGACGCACACATGAATATCTCAGCTACGATCCTTCTTGCCTTTGGCATGTCAATGGACGCCTTTGCAGCCTCTATTGGTAAAGGTGCTACGCTCCACAAACCAAAATTCTCTGAAGCACTACGTACAGGTCTTATCTTTGGTGCTATCGAAACGCTGACGCCTCTGGTTGGCTGGGCAATGGGAATGCTGGCCAGTCAATTTGTTCTGGAATGGAACCACTGGATTGCATTTGTACTGCTGGTATTTCTGGGCGGGCGAATGGTCATTGAAGGTTTTCGTGGGAACAGCGATGAAGACGAAGAACCTCAGCATCGCCATGGTTTCTGGCTACTGGTAACAACCGCTATCGCGACGAGCCTTGATGCTATGGCGGTCGGCGTCGGCCTGGCATTCCTGCAGGTCAATATTATTGCCACCGCCCTGGCTATTGGCTGTGCCACATTGATCATGTCCACGCTGGGTATGATGGTCGGTCGATTCATCGGTCCACTGCTTGGCAAACGCGCCGAGATCCTCGGCGGTATTGTCCTGATCGGAATCGGGGCTCAAATTCTGTGGGCCCACTTCGCCGGTTAATCTTCTCGCTGCCAGCAGTGGATACTGAAATCTGTCTGGCAGCAAAACTCAGCTTGTTTCGCTAACGTTTCCCACACTTCCGGTTTCGCTCTCCAGGCAAATGGTGTCATTTGTAACAAGGCGACGGCTTCCTCTCCCTTCAGCGACATATCATAGGCCACAGACAGTTCTTGTTTCAGCGCAAAACCGGCCAGTTGTTCAGAATGCGATGCATGCAAGTGCACCTCATTGTAGATCAGCCCTTTCAGTTCCATAAGATGTCGTGGCCCCGGCGTGACTGTAATCACCCAGCCTCCGGGTTTGACGACTCGTGCAAGTTCTTCTGCCTTACAGGGAGCATAGATACGGATGACAGCATCCATACTTTCATCATCAAATGGCAACCTGTGACTGGATGCCACACAGAATACCACCTGCGAATAACGTTTTGCGGCCGCACGGATAGCCACTTTTGCGACATCAAGACCATAGGTTTCAGCCCCCTTCTCACGCGCCACATCGGCAAACATCGCAGTGTAGTAACCTTCACCACACCCGATATCAAGGATTGCTGCCGCGCTTTCAGGAAGTATTTCTTTCAGGATGCCTGCAACGGTTTCCCTGAGGGGATGATAATGTCCGGTATCAAGAAATGCCCGTCGTGCCTGCATCATCTCCGCGCTGTCTCCCGGGTCACGGGACCGCTTATATTGGACAGGAAGAAGATTCACGTATCCCTCTTTTGCCATATCAAATTGATGCCCCTGCGGACAAATGAAACTTTTCTCAGAGCGCATTAACCGGGCATGGCAAAGTGGACAACTGAAAGACATAGTGACTCCAGGCAATATTGAAAGGGCGAAAGTGTACCGCTATTCGCCTTGGTAGAAAACGCCTGGGTTAACGCATCACAATAAGATGGCTGGAATCTGCAGGTAATCCATCAGGCTGAACATTTTCAATACGCAGAACATTACCCATTATCTCGCTAAAAACCGGTGCAGACACAGCTCCACCATAGTAATCGCCATTTTGTGGATCATTGATCACCACCACCAGCGCGAATCTCGGATTGCTGGCAGGTGCAACACCTGCCGTGTAGGCAACATACTTGTCGACATATTTACCGTCATCACCAATTTTTTTGGCTGTACCAGTTTTTACCGCCACACGATAGTCGCGAACAGCAGCCTTAATCCCTCCGCCGCCAGGTAGTGCGACACTTTCCATCATATGCTCAACTTCATGAGCAATGTTTTCAGGCATTACCCGGTGACCGATCACCGGAGGATCGATCCGAGTGATCGATAAGGGACGCTCAAGCCCATAGCTGCCAATTGTCGCGTAAACATGTGCCAGTTGTAATGGCGTCACCATCAGGCCATAACCAAAGGCAAACGTTGCTCGGTCCAGTTGACTCCAGAATTTACGCTGGGGTACTAACCCATCACTTTCACCGGTTAAACCAAGACCCGTTGTCGTACCAAAGCCAAAACTCTTGTACGTATCAAGCAGTCGCTGGATAGGCATAGCCAACGATAAGCGGGAAACGCCGGTATCACTCGATTTTTGCAAAATACCTGTCATGCTCAGCTCGGGATAATAACCAACATCGCGGATCCGATGCCCATCAAGTGTATAGGGATGAGTATCAATGACGCTATCAGGCTGTACCAGACCTTGCTGTAGTGCGGTCATCAGCACCAGAGGTTTAACCGTAGAGCCCGGTTCAAAGGTATCGCTAATGGCACGATTGCGGAAATCATTGAGCGTAGCACCATCACGATTATTTGGGTTATAGTCCGGGAAACTCGCCATGGAGAGGATCTCACCGGTTTGCACATTGATCAAAACGGATGCGCCTGAATCGGCTTTATTCCAGACAACGGCATTATCCAGCGCATCTTCTGTGATCGTTTGCAGGCGTTCATCAATACTCAACTGGATGTTATGTGCAGGTACTGGCGCATTCTCCGTCAGATTCTCGATGACATGCCCGTAGCGATCTTCCCTCACCTGTCTGACACCCGCCTTGCCTGTGAGCTGTGCGTTAAAGCTTTTTTCAATACCTTCGATACCTTGCCCATCAATGTTGGTAAACCCAATGAGATTCGCAGCAACATGCCCTGCTGGATAAAAGCGCCGGGATTCATCGCGTAAATTGATACCAGGCAAATTGAGTTTGTCGATCCACTGCGCTTGTGAAGGGTCAACCTGGCGTGCGAGATAGATAAAACGTCCTTGTGGATTACTGTTAATTCGTGATGCCAGAGTACTAAGAGAAATATGGAGCGCATTTGCAAGCGCCTGCCAACGATCATCAAACCCGACACCGCCTTTTGCCAGCACCGTTTTAGGATCGGCCCACACAGCTCTTACCGGAACACTTACTGCGAGAGGTCGGTTTTCACGATCGACGATCATTCCCCTTGGTGAATCAATTGCCACCTCACGTAATGAGCGCATATCTTCCTGTTTAACCAGATTGTCAGGTTTAACAATCTGTAGCCAGGCGACACGTCCCAACAGAAATGCCAGACTACAGAAAATGGCAAAACACAGCAGTGCAAAACGAGCCGGCGTAAAGCTTCCGGCAGAAGTGATAGTTTTCTTTTTCACCTGAACCCCAGGTTTGTTAAACAACGCCATGATTTAACGAGAAAAGACGTCCAGATGGGGAAAAAACTATGCTAAAAACCTCGTAGCTTTGCAACAAGTTACTAACAAGGAGCGAATTCGTAATATTCTGAAAGATAAGGTAATAAAAAAGCCCCGCGAAACGCGAGGCTTTATGTCTGAGTGCGAAGCGCGAATGCACTTCTGTCAGCAGAGGTTCGATCAGATAGCGGTTACGTTAACTGCAGCCGGACCTTTCTGGCCGTCCTGAATTTCGAACTCAACGTTCTGGCCTTCAGCCAGAGTTTTGAAGCCATTACCCTGGATTGCAGAGAAGTGTACGAACACGTCTTTGCTGCCGTCAGCAGGAGTAATGAAACCAAAACCTTTAGACTCGTTGAACCACTTAACTTGACCTTTAATCTTTGCCATTTGCAAAATTCCTTAGAGTGTTTTCTTAGCCCGCAGGCATTGACTTAGATAAAACTGAGACATTACTGCTTGAGGCACTAATATAAGGTTCGGCAGAGAAGCGGTATTCAACGACAACGTCTTTACTCAGGACTTCTTTACTGAAAATGCCACACATAAACAGAACTGTACCTCGTTTGACCCAAAACGTGTTATCACATACAACGT
This sequence is a window from Enterobacter sp. RHBSTW-00994. Protein-coding genes within it:
- a CDS encoding cyclic diguanylate phosphodiesterase; the encoded protein is MQTAQTIIKQYRRKRVIVCVMVALLTLILTLGIRFISQRNVNQERILDFTRHTVTSLDNILISLENRREVLQSLVGEPCLQAHLVLRKQAAILQTVRSIALIKDGILYCSSIFGNRNIPVRQFQPTLPASEPKLILSTDQWLLKGSPILIQWYPVSTGGEDGVIEIVNIDLITEMMLEPLRPLITDVILTVGENSLRHDLRVTATQPFDDALLHTTSTRFPFSITVSGPGAEALALRNLPTQLPLALMLSLLLGYIAWLATASRMSFTWEINMGLAAREFELFCQPLVNARTQNCVGVEILLRWNNPRQGWISPEVFIPLAEEHNLIIPLTRYVIAETVRQIGYFPTTSGFQIGINVAASHFRRATLLQDLNRAWFSAHPVQQLVIELTERDALMDVDYRIVRELHRKNVKLAIDDFGTGNSSLSWLEKLHPDVLKIDQSFTTAIGTDAVNSTVTDIIIALGQRLNIELVAEGVETEEQARYLRRHGVHILQGFFYARPMPLREFPKWLAESSPPPAHHNGHIMPFMPLP
- the yoaE gene encoding CNNM family cation transport protein YoaE; its protein translation is MEFLMDPSIWVGLLTLVVLEIVLGIDNLVFIAILADKLPPKQRDKARLIGLSLALIMRLALLSVISWMVTLTKPLFSVMDFTFSGRDLIMLLGGLFLLFKATTELHERLENRQHDDGHGKGYASFWVVVLQIVVLDAVFSLDAVITAVGMVNHLPVMMAAVVIAMAVMLLASKPLTRFVNQHPTVVVLCLSFLLMIGLSLVAEGFGFHIPKGYLYAAIGFSILIELFNQIARRNFIKQQSSQPLRARTADAILRLMGGRRQVNVQSDTESRTPVPVPEGAFVEEERYMINGVLSLASRSLRGIMTPRGEISWVDANLSVAEIRQQLLSSPHSLFPVCRGELDEIIGVVRAKEMLVALEEGVNVEAIAAASPAIVVPETLDPINLLGVLRRARGSFVIVTNEFGVVQGLVTPLDVLEAIAGEFPDADETPEIVRDGDGWLVKGTTDLHALSHTLGLENVVNDEDDIATVAGLVIAVNGQIPRPGDVIELPSLHITIVQANDYRVDMVRIVKEQSAHDEEE
- the manX gene encoding PTS mannose transporter subunit IIAB, whose amino-acid sequence is MTIAIVIGTHGWAAEQLLKTAEMLLGEQENVGWIDFVPGENAETLIEKYTAQLEKLDTSKGVLFLVDTWGGSPFNAASRIVVDKEHYEVVAGVNIPMLVETLMARDDNPSFDELVALAVETGREGVKALKAQPVAKPAPVAAAVKAAAPSKPMGPNDYMVIGLARIDDRLIHGQVATRWTKETNVKRIIVVSDEVAADTVRKTLLTQVAPPGVTAHVVDVAKMIRVYNNPKYAGERVMLLFTNPTDVERVVEGGVKLTSVNIGGMAFRQGKTQVNNAISVDEKDIEAFNKLNARGIELEARKVSTDQKLKMMDLIGKVGK
- a CDS encoding PTS mannose/fructose/sorbose transporter subunit IIC, giving the protein MEITTLQIVLVFIVACIAGMESVLDEFQFHRPLVACTLIGAVLGDMKTGIIIGGTLEMIALGWMNIGAAVAPDAALASIISTVLVIAGHQNIGAGIALAIPLAAAGQVLTIIVRTITVAFQHAADKAADSGNLTALSWLHVSSLFLQAMRIAIPAVIVAISVGTSEVQGLLNAIPEVVTGGLNIAGGMIVVVGYAMVINMMRAGYLMPFFYLGFVTAAFTNFNLVALGVIGAVMAILYIQLSPKYNRVAGAPAQAAGNNDLDNELD
- a CDS encoding PTS mannose transporter subunit IID, with the translated sequence MVDMTKTTTEKKLTPGDIRGVFIRSNLFQGSWNFERMQALGFCFSMVPAIKRLYPENNEARRQAIKRHLEFFNTHPYVAAPVLGVTLAMEEQRANGAEIDDGAINGIKVGLMGPLAGVGDPIFWGTVRPVFAALGAGIAMSGSLLGPLLFFILFNAVRLLTRYYGVAYGYSKGVDIVKDMGGGFLQKLTEGASILGLFVMGALVNKWTHVNIPLVVSTITGQDGQTRVTTVQTILDQLMPGLVPLLLTFACMWLLRKKVNALWIIVGFFVIGIVGYAIGLLGL
- a CDS encoding DUF986 family protein → MTVTDIVLVLFIVALLAYAIYDEFIMPRRNGETLLTIPLLRRGRVDAFIFAGLVMILIYNNVMNHGAILTTWLLCALALMAVYLFWIRTPKILFKNRGFFFANVWIEYNRIKEMNLSEDGVLVMQLEQRRLLIRVKNIDDLEKIYKLMVNIQ
- the mntP gene encoding manganese efflux pump MntP — translated: MNISATILLAFGMSMDAFAASIGKGATLHKPKFSEALRTGLIFGAIETLTPLVGWAMGMLASQFVLEWNHWIAFVLLVFLGGRMVIEGFRGNSDEDEEPQHRHGFWLLVTTAIATSLDAMAVGVGLAFLQVNIIATALAIGCATLIMSTLGMMVGRFIGPLLGKRAEILGGIVLIGIGAQILWAHFAG
- the rlmA gene encoding 23S rRNA (guanine(745)-N(1))-methyltransferase, which codes for MSFSCPLCHARLMRSEKSFICPQGHQFDMAKEGYVNLLPVQYKRSRDPGDSAEMMQARRAFLDTGHYHPLRETVAGILKEILPESAAAILDIGCGEGYYTAMFADVAREKGAETYGLDVAKVAIRAAAKRYSQVVFCVASSHRLPFDDESMDAVIRIYAPCKAEELARVVKPGGWVITVTPGPRHLMELKGLIYNEVHLHASHSEQLAGFALKQELSVAYDMSLKGEEAVALLQMTPFAWRAKPEVWETLAKQAEFCCQTDFSIHCWQRED
- the ftsI gene encoding peptidoglycan glycosyltransferase FtsI, which codes for MKKKTITSAGSFTPARFALLCFAIFCSLAFLLGRVAWLQIVKPDNLVKQEDMRSLREVAIDSPRGMIVDRENRPLAVSVPVRAVWADPKTVLAKGGVGFDDRWQALANALHISLSTLASRINSNPQGRFIYLARQVDPSQAQWIDKLNLPGINLRDESRRFYPAGHVAANLIGFTNIDGQGIEGIEKSFNAQLTGKAGVRQVREDRYGHVIENLTENAPVPAHNIQLSIDERLQTITEDALDNAVVWNKADSGASVLINVQTGEILSMASFPDYNPNNRDGATLNDFRNRAISDTFEPGSTVKPLVLMTALQQGLVQPDSVIDTHPYTLDGHRIRDVGYYPELSMTGILQKSSDTGVSRLSLAMPIQRLLDTYKSFGFGTTTGLGLTGESDGLVPQRKFWSQLDRATFAFGYGLMVTPLQLAHVYATIGSYGLERPLSITRIDPPVIGHRVMPENIAHEVEHMMESVALPGGGGIKAAVRDYRVAVKTGTAKKIGDDGKYVDKYVAYTAGVAPASNPRFALVVVINDPQNGDYYGGAVSAPVFSEIMGNVLRIENVQPDGLPADSSHLIVMR
- the cspE gene encoding transcription antiterminator/RNA stability regulator CspE, translated to MAKIKGQVKWFNESKGFGFITPADGSKDVFVHFSAIQGNGFKTLAEGQNVEFEIQDGQKGPAAVNVTAI